The Candidatus Paceibacterota bacterium region AAGTATTCGAAATATCTATGAATGATCTCATCAGAAAAATCGAAGACACCGGATCAATGAATTATCCGAAAATGGACGATGGTGCTATTACAAAAATTATTGCGGGGATAAAAGAAAGCCCGAGCGTATCAGAGATAAATAAGAAACTTTTATAGCTATATTGAGGTCCAACTTACAGCACGGAGATGCTATAAATATTCAGTCTTCATAAAACCATTATTTTATGGTATATTTCGGCTAACGTGATTACTAAAGAGAAAGTCTTAGAGGAAATAAAAAGAACCGCAAAAGAGAATGGCGGAGTGCCTTTAGGTACGAGCAGATTCGAAAAAGAGACTGGTATAAAACCACACGAATGGGGTAAATATTGGGCAAGAATTGGAGACGCTCAAAAAGAAGCCGGCCTTTCTCCTAACCAGCGACAAGGAGCGTACGAGGATGCTTTTATATTTGATCAAATAATAAAGCTCATCCGAAAGCTGGGAAAGTTCCCAACGGTTAGGGAGTTCATCCTAGAGAAAAACAACAATCCGGAATTTCCCTCTGCTGGAGGAGCCTTGAAACGTCTTGGTGGGCAAGAACAGATAGCGTCTAAAATAATCGAGTATTGCAAAGACAAAGAGGGTCATGAAGACATTGTAGAATTATGTACAGCAATCGTTGGAGATTCCAAGAATAGCGAGAGTGAGGAGACGGATGGTGAACAGGTTATCATCGGCTCTGTTTACCTTTTCAAACACGGCAAATATTACAAAATTGGTAAGTCGAACGACACCGTTCGGCGGGGCAACGAGTTAAGAATTCAGCTTCCAGAAAATCTTGATCTGATACACGAGATAAAAACAGACGATCCAAGCGGCATTGAAGCCTATTGGCACAAACGTTTTGGGTTGAAGAGAATGAACGGTGAATGGTTCGATTTGAATTCGTCTGATGTTAAAGCTTTCAAACGGTGGAAACGGATATGTTGATGCCCTATGCGGAGGCCTCAAGAATAATAGGCTGATATTCCCAACAAAGCCTTACAAGGCTTGATTAGAAAAAGTTCGATTCCCATTTGGGGCACCAAAGCAAAAAACCGCCCGGGGGCGGTTTTTTTGTGAAGTAGCAGTAAGGTCTTATTTGACTGCGTCCTTGAGAGCCTTTGCGGCGCGGAACTTCGGAACCTTCATCGCAGGGACCGAGATCGTCTCGCCGGTGCGAGGATTTCGAGCCTGGCGAGCCTTGCGGGTCTTTACAGAGAAGATGCCGAGGCCTGCGATCGATACTTCCTCGCCTTTCTTGAGGCCGGAAACGATCGAATCGAAAACCTTGTCTACAACCTGTTCTGCCTGGACCTTCGTGGTGTTGAGCACTCCGTGGACTGCTTCAACGATTGCTGCTTTGTTCATCTGTTATAAATAACGCTGCTAATTGACCGCTCCAGTATATATAAAGCCATTTTTTGGGGCAAGCAACGAAAATACGGCTCTGTCGGGAACCTGTTGATAGGAAATAGCCTTAATAATGAGAATGCCGAGAAACGGCCTTGTGAGGCCGTTTAACGTGCGAATTCCACGACACGCGATTCGCGTATGACCGTGACTTTGATCTCTCCCGGATATTTGAGATCTTTTTCGATCTTATCCGCGATGCCGCGGCCCATATTTTTGGCTTCGATGTCGGAAACCTCTTCGGGCTTCACGAAAACGCGTATCTCGCGGCCCGCTTGGAGCGCATATGCTTTCTCGACGCCCTTGAACCCGGCGGCGATCGCCTCCAAATCCTGCAATCGCTTGAGATAATTTTCGACGGAATCGCGGCGCGCGCCCGGTCGAGAACCGGAAATAGCATCGGCTGTCTGGACGATGACAGATTCGATGGTTTCATATGGGTATTCTTCATGATGGGCCTGCATAGCCTTGATTATGGCCTCGTCAGCGCCGAATTTCTGCAGGATTCGACGGCCTATTTCCACATGCGTGCCTTGGACTTCATGGTCCAAAGCCTTGCCGATGTCATGAACGAGGGCTCCGGCCTTGGCTATCTGGACATTCGCGCCCAATTCTTCGGCTATCATGCCAGCGATGTGCGCCATTTCAACCGAATGGGCGAGGACGTTCTGCCCGTACGACGTTCGGAAATGAAGGCGGCCCAAAATCGATATGATGCGGGGGTCGAGGTTCATGACGCCGACTTCGAATGCGGCGTGCTCGCCTTTTTCCTTTATGACCTTATTTATGTCTTCCTTGGCCTTTTCGACGAGCTTTTCGATCTTTGCAGGCTGGATGCGCCCGTCGGCGATGAGCGATTCAAGCGCCATTTTAGCGACCTGGCGCCGAACAGGATCGAAAGAGGAGAGGGTAATAGTGCCCGGAGTGTCGTCGACGATCACTTCGACGCCCGTTACGCGCTCGAAGCTCTTGATATTCCGGCCTTCCTTGCCGATGATCTTGCCTTTGATCTCTTCCGAAGGAATGGTGATGGAAGTCGAGAACACGTCGGCCGCGACGGAGTTTCCGAGGCGCTGGATCGCGGTCGAGAGGATGTCTTTCGCGCGCATCTCGAGCTTTTCCTGGTTCGCGGTCTCCATTTTATTCATCCGAATGAGAAGATCATCGGAATATTTCTCTTCTATGTCTTTGACCAGGTCTTCGCGCGCCTGCGCTTCAGAGAGTCCGGCAACGCGTTCGAGGGCGGCGCTTCGCTCGCCCAAAAGGGTATCGGCCTTGTCTTTGATCGTCTTGATTTCAGCTATTTTCGATTTAAGGCTCTCGACTTCGTTGTCTATGTCTTTCTGTCGTTTATCCAAGGCATCCTCGCGCTTCAAAAGGCGCTCTTCGGACGCTTTCATCTTTTCTTCCTTTTCTTTTGTTTCCTCGCGAAGCGTCTTCAAGGTCTCGGCCGCTTCCTGTTCGGCTTTGAGTACGACTTTCTTGGCCGCCTCTTCGGCGTCCATTTCCATCTTTTTTATTTCCAGCTCCATCGAGCCCTTCTTTCCGAGGGAAATGATGAGGCGCAGGTAATAGCCCAAAGCGATTCCTACGAGGCCTGCCGCGCTCGCGAGGAATATGACTATCGTAAGTGACATTATGTTAAGCGGCGGCCGTCTTTCGAGATCTGGATGAAGTGCTGATGACTAGGATTTTCAGAGGGTGAGAGCGGCGGGACAAAGGCGATTCGGGAGGGAATTCAAGAAGAGCGGGAAAGCAGCAACCGGAATTTAAAGTGGTAACAACGTCATAGTACATATAAGAGCGCGTTTAGGCAAATAAAAAGACTCCGGAACAATCCCGCCAAGCCCTGGGATATTTCGGAGCCTTCTTACTTGTCTAGGAAAGTATCTTGTCTATGATGCCGTACTTTTTCGCTTCGTCCGCGTCCATGAAGAAATCGCGCTCGACGTCCTTTTCGATCTGGGCGAGAGGTCGGCCTGTATATGACGAGAGCATTTTGTTGAGGTTCTCGCGCGTCTTGAGGATGTGCTTCGCGGTGATGGCGATATCCGATGCCTGGCCTTCGACTCCGCCGAGCGGCTGATGGATCATAACTTCGGCATTCGGGAGCATGAAGCGCTTTCCCTTCTTGCCTGCGGCGAGAACGACTGCCGCGCCCGATGCGGCGATGCCGACGCAATACGTCGCGACATCGTTTTTGATGAGATTCATCGTGTCCACCATAGCGAGAGTTGCCGTGACCGAACCGCCCGGAGAGTTCACATAGAGGTGGATGTCTTTTTTAGGATCCTCCGACTGGAGGAAGAGGAGCTGGGCGATGACCGTGTTCGCGACATGGTCATCGATCGGTCCGGAGAGGAATATGATGTTCTCCTTGAGGAGGCGCGAATAGATGTCGTACGCGCGCTCGCCAAGGTTCGTTTTTTCTATGACGGTAGGGATGAGAATGGACATGGTTTTTTGATTACTGATATCGGAACAATATACAAAAACAGAAATGAGCGCAACACAAGTTCCCAGCGCGAGCGGAAGGAGTACACTCTAATCATTGTGAGGTTGCATCGTTTTTACGTTCGTTATGCAATCTTTGCGGAGAAAGATAATACCCTCTCCGATCCAGAGCTCGCTCACCAGCTGAGGCGCGTTTTCAGGTTACAGGCTGGGGATAAGGCTGTTTTCTTTGATGGATCGGACGTAGAACACGTTTCAGAGATCGTTTCTCTTTCAAAGGACATGGTGCTGTTTCGCGTGATTGAAACGCGGCCCGTGCAACATGTTCCACAGCGGAACGTTGCTCTGGCTTTGTCGTTGATAAAAAAGGACAATTTCGAATTGGTCGCCCAAAAATGTACGGAAATCGGCGTGTCAGAGTTCATTCCTCTCGTCTCGGAGCGAAGCGAGAAGAAGGCTCTTAATATGAAGCGGCTCAAAAAGATCGTCATCGAAGCTTGCGAGCAATCAGGAAGGGGAGCGATCCCTCTCGTTCGCGAGCCTGTCGCTCTCGAAGATTTTTTGAACGCTGAGCCGAGGAACGTCGTCGCGTTCCACACTGACGGCGAGAAGGCCAAGACCGATGTCTTTGAAATAGACAATGTCGTCCTCTGCATCGGACCGGAAGGCGGATGGAGCGATACCGAGACGGAGCTTTTCAGATCGCGCAAAGCGGCGCTCGCAAAACTCGATCTTCCGATTCTTCGTGCCGAGACCGCTGCGATCGTCGTCGCAACACTCTTTCTCTATCGATCGTAGTATCAGAGCGGCAGTGCCGCTTACTTTAATCAATCGATCGAATATATGGCTGATCCAGACAAAATAGCCGATGCGGAGAAAGCATCGAAGGAAGCCGACAAAGATGCGGCTGATGCGAAGGCGGATCTCGCCAAAGCGAAGTCTGACGACGCAAAAGAAAAAGCAGACCAGGCCCGCGACGAAGCCGACGCGAAGAAAGAATAAAAAACAGCGCCCAGATAAAGGCGCTGTTTTCCTACTTCTGCTTCTCTAAGAATTCGAACACCGCCTGATTGAGGAATATGTGCTCGAAGTACGATCGCGCTCGGTTCGGATCTACGTCCTTGTGGTGTTCCGACGCATGTTTCGCTTCGGCTTCGACTTTCGCTTTGTCCGCAGAGATCTTTTCCTCTTTGGCTACATGCGAAAGGATGAGGTCGAGCTTGACTCTCTTCGACGCGTCAGCGCGCCATTCCTTTCGGAGGTCATCAGCCGTCTTGTTGAGGTGCTTGAGGTAGTCTTCGAATTTGAGCCCCATGCGCTCGATATCGTGCCTCATCTGTTCGGTCATGCGGCCGAGCTCCGATTCGATAAGGATGTCGGGAATAGCGACGTCCAGGTCTTTGGTGAGGGCGTCTACGAGCTCGATGCGCTTCTTCTCCATGGCGCGGTGCTCCTTCTCGAGCTTGATGTTCTCGCGGAGCTTTTCCTTGAAATCGGCGACGTCTTTGAACTCGCCCCATTTCTTGACCGACTCGTCGGTGACTTCGGCCGTGCCGGTCCGTTTCTTTATATCCTCGATCGCTTTCTCTACGTCGGCGTCCGCAACGGTTACGGGCTCGGCTTTCTTCGCATTCTCTTTCGCGGAGATCTTTTTGTAATCGAATGCCGTTATTTCAGGGACGGTCGCGCTCACGATCGTGAATTCGAGAGGATTGCCTTCCGCGATCTTGGTGATCGAGACTTTAGGATAGCCGACGACGTCGAGCTTTTCTGCTTCGATGATGTGGCCGTACGCGTGAGAGATGGCATGTTCCGCCGCTTCTTTCAAGAGCGCCGCTTCGCCGATCTTCTCCCGAACTAATTTTTCCGGAGCCGTTCCTTTGCGGAAGCCGGGAAGCTCCATGTCTTTCTTTATATGAGAAAGGGTGTCTTTGACCGCTTCTGCGAATTCAGCCGCGGAGATCTGGCTCTGTATCTCGACTTCGCTCGTTTTCGGGAGCTTTTTGACCGATGCTTTGTACGAATGATGGTGTGCCATATGTTGTGTGTTTCCGAAGTCTATCCGCAAAGGCAGTTTTTGTCTATGAAAAGCCCTGCTCCTCTTATTAAGAGGAGCAGGGCTTTCTTTAAATCCTAGATTCCCGATACGTCCGGAGCGGAATTCGGCGCGCGAAGGTCGCTTTCGAGAGAATCGAGATCATCCGAAGACGATACGGGAGCTATCGTAGCGGCCGCGTTCTCGGTCGGCTTCATGGCGATCTTGCCGCCCCAGAAATACAGACCGGTCGTGATAACGATGACGACTATGACGATGAGGCTTATCATCGGAGCGACTGATCGTTTCTTTTCCATGGATATTCTCTAATGTGGATAATCTAGCTCTTCTTCACCGATATCTCGGCGGTCCTCATATCCGTAACGACTTGGAGGAGCGCTTTCTGCGCCGCATCTATCGCGGCCTGGGCGTCTTTGACCGCGGCCTTTATCTCCGTCGAGGCGTCGGCAGACGACGCGTCTATGGATGCAAGGGCAGAGATCTTTGCATCGGCGCCATTCATGGCCGTGATCGCGAGGTCGAGGCTCGCCTGCGCCTTCGAGACGTCCGCGCCTGCCTCGGAGAGCTTGTCCATGCGGCTGTCTATCTTTTCCTTGATCTCGTCGAGGCGGCTCGATTCCGCTGCCAAGTGGGTTTGGGCATTCTTAAGCGTCTCGTTTATGCGAGCGACCTTGATTTCAGCCGTAGTCGACGCGCGTTTCTGGGCGAGAGCTTCCTTTCGGACCTCGATCTCCGCCTTGAGCTCCGATCGTTTGTCCTGGATCGCTTCTTTTGCCTCTACGCGGACCTCTTTGATCTCGGCGCGGGTAGTCGAGGCGATCGTTTTGAGCGCAGGCCTCATGGCAGGGACAGGCCTGATCGCTTCCTGCGCATGGGCAACGGGCGTCCCTGCGAGCGAAAGGGCCAAAGCCGAGCCTAAAATAATGGTTTTCTTCATATTTTTATGGGGGATGAGCGCTTTTCCAGGGAAAAATGCTACCGGAGGATTATAGCACGGTCATAAGAAAACCGCCTCGGATGATGATCTGGAGGCGGTTTTCCGCGAACAGGTCCTTATTTCTTGGCTTTTGCGCCCTTGTTCGCCTTTTTATAGAGCTCGATGGCCTCTTTGAATGCGGCGATCGCCTCTTTCTTGCCTTTGTAGTGCTTTACGATTACTTCCTTGTTCTGAAGCTTCTTATACGTCGAGTAGAAGTGCTCGATCTCGAGAAGCGTGTGCTTGTTAAGGTCGGCGAGGTCCTGAACGTCGTTCCAGCGAGGGTCGTCGCACGGGACCGCAATCAATTTGTCGTCTCGGTCGCCCGAATCGGTCATATGAAGGAGAGCGACGGGGCGCACGCGGACCAAAACGCCCGGGAAGAGGGCGTGGGTCGTGAGGAGCACGACGTCGAGAGGATCGCCGTCATGCCAGAGGGTCTGTGGGACGAAGCCGTAGTCGTACGGGAAGTCTTGCGCGGTATGGAGGACGCGGTCGAGGGCGATGAGGCCTGTCGCCTTGTCTATCTCGTACTTGTTCTTAGAGCCTTTAGGGATCTCGACGATGACGTTGATCGAATCGTCGGTGCCCGGCGCTATGGAATGAAGGATGTTCATATGATCTGGTTAAAGTCCTATTCAGTCGATGCTTCTTCCGCCGCGTCTTCGGCTGCCGAAGATTTCTCGCCGCCGATAGGGCGGATGTCTATCTTCCAGCCGGTCAGCTTTGCGGCGAGGCGCACGTTCTGTCCGCCCTTGCCGATAGCGAGCGACTGCTGGTCGTCGGCGACTTCGACCGTCGCGGTCTTCGACGCCTCGTCCAAAGCTATGGAAGAGACCTTCGCAGGGGAGAGCGAGTCCTGGATAAACTTCTTGGTGTCTGGAGACCACTCGATGATATCAATCTTCTCGCCGCCGAGCTCCGACGTTACGGTCGTGACGCGGACGCCGCGCTGGCCGACGAGGGAGCCGATAGGGTCGATATGGGAGTCGTTCGACATAACGGCAATCTTGGATCGCGAGCCTGCTTCGCGGGCCACAGCCTTTACTTCTACGGTCTTGTTAGCGATCTCGGGGGCCTCTATTTCAAAAAGCTTTTCGAGGAATTTCGGATGCGATCGCGAGAGCTTGAGGAATACGCCGCGAGGGGACTCTTCGACGCGGAAGAGATATGCGCGGATGCGCTCGCCCTGCTTGTAGTGCTCGCTTCGGATCTGTTCTTCGAAAGGAAGCACGCCCATGGCGCGGCCCATGTCTATGAATATCGTGCCGCGCTCGATGCGCTGGACGGTGCCCGATACTATGTCGCCTTCGCGCTTGCCGTATTCGCCGAGGACCGAGACCTTTTCAGCCTCGCGTATCTTCTGGATGATGACCTGCTTCGCGGTCTGAGCGGCGATGCGGCCGAAATCTTCCTTCGGCTCGAGAGGGAAGAGCATCTCTTCGTCGAGGACGGCGTTCTTCTTGATGAGGCGCGCTTCGTCGATCCAGATATGATGCTCCGGGTTGTAGCGGACGCGCTCGTCGTCCGCGGCGAGCTCCGGCATCTCCTCTTCTTCAGGGATATCGAGGACCTTGGTGTCATCCACGACGATTTTCACCTGAAAGAATTCGGTCGCGCCCGTGCTCAAATCGAACGTCGCGCGCACGATCTGTCCCCGCTTGCCGTATTCTTTCTTATATGCGGTCGCGAGAGCCATCTCGATAGCCTCGATGATCTTCTCTTTCGGTATGCCACGCTCCTCCTCGAGCTGGCCGAGGACGGAATGAATCGTTTTAAGGTCGAAAAGCATTTTTTCTGCTATAAGGGCTTTTAATAAAGAAAGTCCGCCCCCATGGACGAACTGCGCGGACTTCTCTGATATTTCTATCATATCACTTCGCCGAAATATGTCAAATCGAATTCCGGCACCCGTAAGGGATGCTTTCATGCGTATAGTACAATATATGTATGAAAGCATTTGCCGCCCTCTTGTTCATACTGCTTGTCTGTGCGGGAGCCTATTATTTCTTCATGAATACGACGCTTTTCGATACATCGTATCAGTCTCTCGACCTCGGTATACGCTTTAGCCACGCTTCAGATCTCCTCGTCCGCAATTCAGCTAACGGCGACGGCCTCGATATCAGTGATTCTTCCTTGGACAAAGAAGTCGTCCTTATACGCCGTTACAGGAACGATACGTTTCCCGGAGAGGACATCTCTTTCCGCATCGCGAGGGAATTCGGCTCTAACATGTTCGACGAAAAGGACGCTACATTCAATCATATAGACGGCCTGGCATTTGAATGGCAGGGAGAAAAAGGTCGGGAAAGCGCGTTCGCATTCCAGTCGGGGCTCTATGACATCGTCGTCTCTACCTTCGGCATGCCCGATCGAAACGTTGCCAGGTACGCGAACGGGGTCTTGGGCTCTCTCGAGATCGTAGACGCTCGCCCTGATACAGGGGAGTTCTAGGATTGACGGCTGCATACGCGTGATACAATTAATCCGTATGAAAAAAATAAGAAGCACTTTTGCCCTTCGAGGGGGGCTTATCATCGCGATACTGCTCATGCCGCAAGCCGCTGCTTTCGGCGCCACCGCGATCCCGAAGGGGACCGC contains the following coding sequences:
- a CDS encoding RsmE family RNA methyltransferase, which gives rise to MVIDRSGEEYDVLLEEARIDVVRALAKVRFFYDGRDENGHGFLITDIGTIYKNRNERNTSSQRERKEYTLIIVRLHRFYVRYAIFAEKDNTLSDPELAHQLRRVFRLQAGDKAVFFDGSDVEHVSEIVSLSKDMVLFRVIETRPVQHVPQRNVALALSLIKKDNFELVAQKCTEIGVSEFIPLVSERSEKKALNMKRLKKIVIEACEQSGRGAIPLVREPVALEDFLNAEPRNVVAFHTDGEKAKTDVFEIDNVVLCIGPEGGWSDTETELFRSRKAALAKLDLPILRAETAAIVVATLFLYRS
- a CDS encoding GIY-YIG nuclease family protein; its protein translation is MITKEKVLEEIKRTAKENGGVPLGTSRFEKETGIKPHEWGKYWARIGDAQKEAGLSPNQRQGAYEDAFIFDQIIKLIRKLGKFPTVREFILEKNNNPEFPSAGGALKRLGGQEQIASKIIEYCKDKEGHEDIVELCTAIVGDSKNSESEETDGEQVIIGSVYLFKHGKYYKIGKSNDTVRRGNELRIQLPENLDLIHEIKTDDPSGIEAYWHKRFGLKRMNGEWFDLNSSDVKAFKRWKRIC
- the nusA gene encoding transcription termination factor NusA yields the protein MIEISEKSAQFVHGGGLSLLKALIAEKMLFDLKTIHSVLGQLEEERGIPKEKIIEAIEMALATAYKKEYGKRGQIVRATFDLSTGATEFFQVKIVVDDTKVLDIPEEEEMPELAADDERVRYNPEHHIWIDEARLIKKNAVLDEEMLFPLEPKEDFGRIAAQTAKQVIIQKIREAEKVSVLGEYGKREGDIVSGTVQRIERGTIFIDMGRAMGVLPFEEQIRSEHYKQGERIRAYLFRVEESPRGVFLKLSRSHPKFLEKLFEIEAPEIANKTVEVKAVAREAGSRSKIAVMSNDSHIDPIGSLVGQRGVRVTTVTSELGGEKIDIIEWSPDTKKFIQDSLSPAKVSSIALDEASKTATVEVADDQQSLAIGKGGQNVRLAAKLTGWKIDIRPIGGEKSSAAEDAAEEASTE
- a CDS encoding ATP-dependent Clp protease proteolytic subunit — translated: MSILIPTVIEKTNLGERAYDIYSRLLKENIIFLSGPIDDHVANTVIAQLLFLQSEDPKKDIHLYVNSPGGSVTATLAMVDTMNLIKNDVATYCVGIAASGAAVVLAAGKKGKRFMLPNAEVMIHQPLGGVEGQASDIAITAKHILKTRENLNKMLSSYTGRPLAQIEKDVERDFFMDADEAKKYGIIDKILS
- a CDS encoding inorganic diphosphatase; translation: MNILHSIAPGTDDSINVIVEIPKGSKNKYEIDKATGLIALDRVLHTAQDFPYDYGFVPQTLWHDGDPLDVVLLTTHALFPGVLVRVRPVALLHMTDSGDRDDKLIAVPCDDPRWNDVQDLADLNKHTLLEIEHFYSTYKKLQNKEVIVKHYKGKKEAIAAFKEAIELYKKANKGAKAKK
- a CDS encoding trigger factor, producing MAHHHSYKASVKKLPKTSEVEIQSQISAAEFAEAVKDTLSHIKKDMELPGFRKGTAPEKLVREKIGEAALLKEAAEHAISHAYGHIIEAEKLDVVGYPKVSITKIAEGNPLEFTIVSATVPEITAFDYKKISAKENAKKAEPVTVADADVEKAIEDIKKRTGTAEVTDESVKKWGEFKDVADFKEKLRENIKLEKEHRAMEKKRIELVDALTKDLDVAIPDILIESELGRMTEQMRHDIERMGLKFEDYLKHLNKTADDLRKEWRADASKRVKLDLILSHVAKEEKISADKAKVEAEAKHASEHHKDVDPNRARSYFEHIFLNQAVFEFLEKQK
- a CDS encoding HU family DNA-binding protein: MNKAAIVEAVHGVLNTTKVQAEQVVDKVFDSIVSGLKKGEEVSIAGLGIFSVKTRKARQARNPRTGETISVPAMKVPKFRAAKALKDAVK
- the rny gene encoding ribonuclease Y, translating into MSLTIVIFLASAAGLVGIALGYYLRLIISLGKKGSMELEIKKMEMDAEEAAKKVVLKAEQEAAETLKTLREETKEKEEKMKASEERLLKREDALDKRQKDIDNEVESLKSKIAEIKTIKDKADTLLGERSAALERVAGLSEAQAREDLVKDIEEKYSDDLLIRMNKMETANQEKLEMRAKDILSTAIQRLGNSVAADVFSTSITIPSEEIKGKIIGKEGRNIKSFERVTGVEVIVDDTPGTITLSSFDPVRRQVAKMALESLIADGRIQPAKIEKLVEKAKEDINKVIKEKGEHAAFEVGVMNLDPRIISILGRLHFRTSYGQNVLAHSVEMAHIAGMIAEELGANVQIAKAGALVHDIGKALDHEVQGTHVEIGRRILQKFGADEAIIKAMQAHHEEYPYETIESVIVQTADAISGSRPGARRDSVENYLKRLQDLEAIAAGFKGVEKAYALQAGREIRVFVKPEEVSDIEAKNMGRGIADKIEKDLKYPGEIKVTVIRESRVVEFAR